Proteins from a single region of Anaerolineae bacterium:
- a CDS encoding ribose-phosphate pyrophosphokinase has protein sequence MIGRAQKVPGTKFYRKYQPRHESNLYGEIKLFCGSASQELGREICEYLSLEPGNYTRTMFSNENIFVKLEESVRGQDVYLVQSMSTPVSDNIMEMLIMIDTFKRDSAGRITVVIPYLTYARSDKKDQPRVPITARLIADLIETAGADRYITIDLHSGQIQGFFKIPGDVLTAFFLLSDYLLDRHIPNVAVSTTDLGFAKRARDYANRLNCPLAFVEKRRSDNKEKPQLLALIGDVSDRNVVLVDDEVNTGSSVVNAVEVLRKHGAKDIYLAFTHAILSGPAVERLRQLELKEIITTNTVHIPEEKRLPNMTVLSVAPLLAEVIIRAHEGRSVGALFDE, from the coding sequence ATGATTGGCAGGGCGCAAAAAGTCCCCGGAACCAAGTTCTATCGTAAGTATCAACCGCGTCACGAGAGCAACCTCTACGGCGAAATCAAGCTATTCTGTGGATCGGCCAGCCAGGAACTGGGCCGCGAAATCTGCGAATACCTTAGCCTGGAGCCGGGCAACTACACCCGCACCATGTTCTCCAACGAGAACATCTTCGTCAAGCTGGAGGAAAGCGTCCGCGGCCAGGATGTCTACCTGGTACAGTCGATGAGCACGCCAGTCAGCGACAATATCATGGAAATGCTGATCATGATCGACACGTTCAAGCGCGACTCGGCTGGCCGGATCACCGTGGTTATTCCCTACCTGACCTACGCCCGTTCCGACAAGAAAGATCAGCCACGTGTCCCGATTACCGCCCGCCTGATCGCCGATCTGATCGAAACCGCCGGGGCAGATCGCTACATCACCATCGATCTGCACTCTGGCCAGATTCAGGGCTTCTTTAAGATCCCCGGCGACGTGCTTACGGCGTTCTTCCTGCTCAGCGACTACCTGCTCGACCGCCATATCCCCAACGTCGCCGTCAGCACGACTGACCTGGGTTTTGCCAAGCGCGCCCGCGATTACGCCAACCGCCTCAACTGCCCGCTGGCCTTCGTGGAAAAGCGTCGTTCGGACAACAAGGAAAAACCCCAGCTTCTGGCGCTAATCGGCGATGTGAGCGACCGCAACGTCGTCCTGGTGGATGATGAGGTCAATACCGGCAGCAGCGTGGTCAATGCCGTGGAAGTCCTGCGCAAGCATGGCGCCAAGGACATTTACCTCGCCTTCACCCACGCCATCCTCAGCGGCCCGGCCGTGGAACGTCTGCGCCAGCTGGAACTGAAGGAAATCATCACCACCAACACGGTGCACATCCCGGAGGAAAAGCGGCTGCCCAACATGACTGTGCTTTCGGTCGCGCCACTGCTGGCGGAGGTGATCATCCGCGCCCATGAGGGTCGCAGCGTCGGCGCGCTGTTCGACGAATAG
- the meaB gene encoding methylmalonyl Co-A mutase-associated GTPase MeaB encodes MTTLVSELLAGNRRALARLLSAIEDETPQAQEALAALYSHTGRAALIGVTGAPGTGKSSLVSALARFYRARGQTVGIIAVDPTSPFSGGAILGDRIRMVDLAGDPGIFIRSMATRGSLGGLARATADAIRALDAAGFDIILIETVGAGQSEVDIAYEAQTTLVVEAPGLGDDIQAIKAGILEIADILVVNKSDRPDALNTVRILQTMLDLGAERPPRRWHHGQLLPAVTPSDNGQPDGWRPPIIQTIATDGTGVAELAAAIDRHRDHLQRSGQLADRERTRLEAELASRLRDALLDRLLQQIDPGGLQSLIARLVRRELDPASAVDYLLRNR; translated from the coding sequence ATGACCACCCTGGTCTCCGAGCTTCTGGCGGGCAACCGGCGGGCGCTGGCCCGACTTCTCTCCGCCATAGAGGACGAAACCCCGCAGGCGCAGGAGGCGCTGGCCGCGCTGTACTCCCACACCGGGCGGGCGGCGCTGATCGGCGTGACCGGCGCACCCGGCACGGGCAAAAGCTCGCTGGTCAGCGCCCTGGCCCGGTTCTACCGCGCTCGCGGCCAGACGGTCGGCATCATCGCCGTCGATCCCACCAGCCCGTTTTCCGGCGGTGCGATCCTGGGCGACCGTATCCGGATGGTTGACCTGGCCGGGGACCCTGGTATCTTCATTCGCAGTATGGCCACTCGCGGCAGTCTGGGCGGGCTGGCCCGCGCCACCGCGGATGCCATCCGGGCGCTGGACGCTGCCGGCTTTGACATCATTCTCATTGAGACAGTCGGCGCTGGCCAGAGCGAAGTCGACATCGCCTACGAGGCGCAAACTACCCTGGTCGTGGAGGCGCCTGGCCTGGGGGACGACATCCAGGCGATCAAAGCTGGCATCCTGGAGATCGCCGATATCCTCGTCGTCAACAAGTCCGATCGCCCCGACGCCCTGAACACGGTGCGCATCCTGCAGACGATGCTCGACCTGGGGGCGGAGCGCCCGCCCCGGCGCTGGCATCATGGTCAGCTATTGCCCGCTGTGACGCCGTCAGACAATGGGCAACCGGACGGCTGGCGGCCTCCGATCATCCAGACCATTGCTACAGACGGCACCGGCGTAGCCGAACTGGCCGCTGCTATTGACCGGCACCGCGACCACCTGCAACGCAGCGGCCAGCTGGCCGACCGGGAACGAACCCGGCTGGAAGCAGAGCTAGCCAGCCGCCTGCGCGACGCTTTACTGGACAGACTGTTGCAGCAGATCGATCCCGGCGGCCTGCAGTCCCTGATTGCACGCCTGGTCAGGCGTGAACTGGACCCGGCCAGCGCCGTTGACTATTTACTCAGAAACCGATGA
- a CDS encoding cobalamin B12-binding domain-containing protein: MPSRKIRVLIAKPGLDGHDRGAKVIARALRDAGMEVIYTGLRQTPEMIVEAALQEDVDVVGLSILSGAHMVLVPRILELLRSAGLEDVKVIVGGIIPEEDSIALRAAGVAGIYGPGASMATIIADIERFMQAPAERP, from the coding sequence ATGCCCAGCCGCAAGATCCGCGTGCTGATCGCCAAGCCGGGCCTGGACGGCCACGATCGCGGGGCCAAGGTCATTGCCCGCGCCCTGCGCGACGCCGGGATGGAAGTCATCTATACCGGCCTGCGCCAGACACCGGAGATGATCGTCGAGGCTGCCCTGCAGGAAGATGTGGATGTTGTCGGCCTGAGCATCCTCAGCGGCGCGCACATGGTGCTGGTGCCGCGCATCCTGGAATTGCTGCGCTCGGCCGGTCTGGAAGACGTGAAGGTCATCGTGGGCGGGATCATCCCGGAAGAAGATAGCATTGCGCTGCGGGCCGCCGGTGTCGCCGGAATCTACGGCCCCGGTGCGAGTATGGCCACCATCATCGCTGACATCGAGCGTTTCATGCAGGCCCCTGCGGAGCGGCCATGA
- a CDS encoding transposase, giving the protein MSIRREYRDCCGEKVVYVLAQEGIDLSRSTVYRILKRHLVLRKHHRQPEGAPVQRATGPRQVVQVDTVNLGEVYAYTAIDTFTREAAIVMRPSLQAADGRVALEQLMAVFGRVSLLQTDGGSEFKAECAEGMHRWADQHRIARAYKKNEQAFIEAFNGTLRREEFGALKFRGDELELAQQYADAFLDYYHHRRPHLSLGMLTPARFAESHLP; this is encoded by the coding sequence TTGAGTATCCGGCGGGAGTATCGCGACTGCTGCGGGGAGAAGGTCGTGTACGTGCTGGCGCAGGAAGGCATTGACCTCAGCCGCAGCACGGTCTATCGCATTCTCAAGCGCCATCTGGTCTTACGCAAGCATCACCGCCAGCCCGAGGGTGCGCCGGTGCAGCGTGCCACCGGACCGCGCCAGGTGGTGCAGGTCGATACCGTCAACCTGGGGGAGGTGTACGCCTACACGGCGATTGACACCTTCACCCGCGAAGCGGCGATTGTCATGCGCCCCTCCTTACAGGCCGCCGATGGCCGGGTTGCCCTGGAGCAGTTGATGGCGGTATTCGGGCGCGTGTCCCTCCTGCAAACCGATGGCGGGTCAGAATTCAAAGCCGAGTGCGCTGAGGGCATGCATCGCTGGGCGGATCAGCATCGTATCGCGCGGGCTTACAAGAAGAACGAACAGGCTTTCATTGAAGCCTTCAACGGCACGCTGCGCCGTGAGGAGTTTGGCGCTCTCAAGTTCCGGGGCGATGAATTGGAGCTGGCCCAGCAGTATGCCGATGCTTTTCTCGACTACTATCACCACCGGCGCCCCCATCTCTCACTCGGCATGCTCACGCCCGCTCGTTTCGCTGAGTCGCATTTGCCTTGA
- a CDS encoding helix-turn-helix domain-containing protein has translation MDTITQIQVAWELKRVGHRVDEIAEQLGKHRATIYRWLKGIRMRGIRGYVAYFKQAKKGRRVARRRAMWCSGY, from the coding sequence ATGGACACTATAACACAGATTCAAGTGGCATGGGAATTGAAGAGAGTCGGGCACAGGGTGGATGAGATTGCTGAGCAGCTGGGGAAGCATCGGGCGACGATCTATCGCTGGCTCAAAGGCATTCGGATGCGGGGCATTCGGGGCTATGTGGCCTATTTCAAGCAGGCGAAGAAAGGACGCCGAGTCGCAAGACGCCGGGCTATGTGGTGCAGCGGGTATTGA